From one Eucalyptus grandis isolate ANBG69807.140 chromosome 9, ASM1654582v1, whole genome shotgun sequence genomic stretch:
- the LOC104419707 gene encoding AAA-ATPase At3g50940 → MESTSSSESKIATAKAVFSAAASVTATVMLARSIAQDLLPYDFQYYISSAVHGFLARFSSQLTLVIEEYDGLVSNQIYDAAQIYLSAKISPTTRRLRVAKPEGEDNLNVSMEPHEEVVDIFGGAKLRWVMSSRRVETGFGGGRGRWRMMDPVATESEARFFELSFHKKHKDMVMSTYLPHVVEEAKWMRQDKKTLKLFTPCWENMYGGSPSDAWTPVNLDHPATFDTLAMEAGTKEFIMEDLMRFVKRREFYRKVGKAWKRGYLLYGPPGTGKSSLIAAMANYLKFDIYDLELTELTRNSELRKLLVATANRSILVVEDIDCTIAFHDRMAEARAASPSSGGEPENQVTLSGFLNFIDGLWSSCGDERIIIFTTNHKEKLDPALLRPGRMDVHIHMSYCTPSGFRLLASNYIGVKDDVLFGEIEDLIRTAEVTPAEVAEQMMKSEKPQDALRDVIEFLKIKIKENEELKAKEAEQKLLAEKEGKVEVQEVQNTNAKGDE, encoded by the exons ATGGAGTCAACTTCATCGTCCGAGTCCAAGATCGCCACGGCCAAGGCGGTGTTCTCGGCCGCCGCATCCGTCACGGCCACGGTGATGCTTGCCCGCTCCATCGCCCAGGATCTGCTCCCCTACGACTTCCAGTACTACATCTCCTCCGCCGTCCACGGCTTCCTCGCCCGCTTCTCCTCCCAGCTCACCCTCGTCATCGAGGAGTACGACGGCCTCGTCAGCAACCAGATCTACGATGCTGCGCAGATCTACCTGTCCGCCAAGATCTCCCCCACCACTCGCCGTCTGCGGGTTGCCAAGCCCGAAGGCGAGGACAACCTCAATGTTTCGATGGAGCCCCACGAGGAGGTTGTAGACATATTCGGCGGTGCCAAGCTCAGGTGGGTCATGTCCTCGAGGAGGGTCGAGACAGGTTTCGGAGGTGGCCGAGGGAGGTGGAGGATGATGGACCCGGTCGCCACGGAGTCCGAGGCCCGCTTCTTCGAGCTCAGCTTCCACAAGAAGCACAAGGACATGGTGATGAGCACGTATCTGCCCCACGTGGTGGAGGAGGCCAAGTGGATGAGGCAGGACAAGAAGACGCTGAAGCTGTTCACGCCGTGCTGGGAGAACATGTATGGCGGCAGCCCCTCCGATGCGTGGACCCCGGTTAACCTCGACCACCCTGCGACGTTCGACACGCTCGCAATGGAGGCGGGGACCAAGGAGTTCATCATGGAGGACTTGATGAGGTTCGTCAAGAGGAGAGAGTTCTACAGGAAAGTAGGCAAGGCGTGGAAGAGGGGGTACTTGCTGTACGGACCGCCGGGGACAGGGAAGTCGAGCTTGATTGCAGCGATGGCGAATTACTTGAAGTTCGACATTTACGACCTTGAGCTGACGGAGCTGACCCGGAACTCGGAGTTGAGGAAGCTACTGGTGGCGACGGCAAACCGGTCAATCCTGGTGGTGGAGGACATCGACTGCACCATTGCGTTCCACGACCGCATGGCTGAGGCTCGGGCGGCAAGCCCCTCATCCGGCGGGGAACCGGAGAACCAG GTGACATTATCAGGCTTCCTTAATTTCATCGACGGGCTTTGGTCAAGCTGCGGCGACGAGAGGATTATAATCTTTACCACGAATCATAAAGAAAAGCTTGATCCGGCACTTCTCCGACCGGGTCGTATGGATGTCCATATTCACATGTCTTACTGCACCCCGTCTGGGTTTAGACTCCTGGCTTCAAACTACATCGGCGTCAAGGATGacgttctttttggagagatcGAGGATTTGATCCGCACAGCTGAAGTCACTCCTGCCGAAGTCGCGGAGCAAATGATGAAGAGCGAGAAGCCCCAAGATGCGTTGAGAGACGTGATTGAGTTCCTCAAGATAAAGATCAAGGAAAATGAGGAGCTCAAAGCCAAGGAGGCTGAGCAAAAATTGTTGGcagagaaagagggaaaagtgGAGGTACAAGAGGTACAAAATACGAATGCGAAGGGAGATGAATAA